The following coding sequences lie in one Paraburkholderia largidicola genomic window:
- a CDS encoding hydrolase encodes MAHELLTPDTCALALIDHQPQMFFGTHSHERTTVLHNVQILAKAAKLFNVPTILTTIAADSFSGHLLPEVQAVFPETKPIDRTSMNSWEDKGFREAIKATGRKKIVIAGLWTEVCVTFPTIQMLAEGFEIYVPTDACGDITEEAHERAVQRIVQAGAVPMNSLQFMCELQRDWARGETYEGCMDIFKAHSAYGIGVRYAKQILGEHASEAG; translated from the coding sequence ATGGCACATGAACTGTTGACGCCCGACACCTGCGCGCTCGCGCTTATCGATCATCAGCCGCAGATGTTCTTCGGCACGCACTCGCACGAACGCACGACCGTCCTGCACAACGTCCAGATCCTTGCGAAGGCCGCAAAGCTCTTCAACGTGCCGACCATTCTGACGACGATCGCCGCCGATTCGTTCAGCGGCCATCTGTTGCCTGAAGTGCAGGCGGTGTTTCCGGAGACCAAGCCGATCGACCGCACGTCGATGAACTCGTGGGAAGACAAGGGCTTCCGTGAAGCGATCAAGGCAACGGGCCGCAAGAAGATCGTGATTGCGGGTCTGTGGACGGAAGTGTGCGTGACGTTCCCGACCATCCAGATGCTGGCCGAAGGCTTCGAAATTTACGTGCCGACGGATGCATGCGGCGACATCACGGAAGAAGCGCACGAGCGCGCCGTGCAACGCATCGTCCAGGCGGGCGCCGTGCCGATGAACTCGCTGCAGTTCATGTGCGAACTGCAACGCGACTGGGCGCGCGGCGAAACGTACGAAGGCTGCATGGACATCTTCAAGGCGCACAGCGCGTACGGCATCGGCGTGCGTTACGCGAAGCAGATTCTCGGCGAGCACGCGAGCGAAGCGGGCTGA
- a CDS encoding amidohydrolase — MTAPIQPARIADLVIYNGKIATQDDKRSFVTALAVAKGEIVASGNDHDMMQWANDSTRRIDLKGRTVIPGLNDSHLHVIRGGLNFNLELRWDGVPSLRDALEMLRAQVARTPAPQWVRVVGGWNEFQFAEKRGPTLEEINAIAPDTPVFILHLYDSALLNAAALRAVGYDRDTPNPPGGEIQRDRRGNPTGMLIARPNAGLLYATLAKGPKLPLDDQMNSSRQFMRELNRLGVTSAIDAGGGYQAYPDDYAVIMELAKRNELTVRIAYNLFTQNAKKEIEDFAKWVKVTKPGDGDDFLKVNGAGEMLVFSAADFEDFLEPRPDLPDAMESELEAVVRLLVQNRWPFRLHATYDESIERFLTVFERVNEDTPFNGLRWFFDHCETISQRNIERIAALGGGIAVQHRMAYQGEYFISRYGAEAAAHTPPVRQMLAAGLPVGAGTDATRVASFNPFVSLYWLVSGRTVGGTLMYAAQDRLDRMEALRRYTVGSAWFSNDETRKGALIPGQLADFAVLSDDYFTTDEDNIKHLTSVLTVVNGRVVYAVDEFETFAPPALPVSPTWSPVAEYGGYARYRPAAAPLQQACNDACVNLCGVHRHAHGWAWRSNVPASDANSFWGALGCSCFAF, encoded by the coding sequence ATGACCGCACCCATTCAGCCCGCCCGCATTGCGGACCTGGTGATCTACAACGGCAAGATCGCGACACAGGACGACAAGCGTTCGTTCGTGACGGCGCTGGCCGTCGCGAAAGGCGAGATCGTCGCGAGCGGCAACGATCACGACATGATGCAATGGGCGAACGACTCGACCCGCCGCATCGACCTGAAGGGCCGTACCGTCATCCCCGGCCTCAACGATTCGCACCTTCACGTGATTCGCGGTGGCCTCAATTTCAATCTCGAGTTGCGTTGGGATGGCGTGCCGTCGCTGCGCGATGCGCTCGAGATGCTGCGCGCCCAGGTGGCGCGCACGCCGGCGCCGCAATGGGTGCGCGTGGTCGGCGGATGGAACGAATTTCAGTTTGCGGAGAAGCGCGGCCCGACGCTCGAAGAGATCAATGCGATCGCGCCGGATACGCCCGTCTTCATCCTGCATCTTTACGACAGCGCATTGCTGAACGCAGCGGCGCTGCGCGCCGTCGGCTACGACCGTGATACGCCGAACCCGCCGGGCGGCGAGATACAGCGCGACCGCCGTGGCAATCCGACGGGCATGCTGATCGCGCGCCCGAACGCGGGCCTGCTGTACGCGACGCTCGCGAAAGGTCCGAAGCTGCCGCTCGACGACCAGATGAACTCGTCGCGCCAGTTCATGCGCGAGCTGAACCGTCTCGGCGTGACGAGCGCCATCGATGCGGGCGGCGGCTATCAGGCGTATCCCGACGACTACGCCGTCATCATGGAACTCGCGAAGCGCAACGAGCTGACGGTGCGGATCGCGTACAACCTGTTCACGCAGAACGCGAAGAAGGAAATCGAAGACTTCGCGAAGTGGGTCAAGGTCACGAAGCCCGGCGATGGTGACGACTTCCTGAAGGTGAACGGCGCGGGCGAAATGCTGGTGTTCTCCGCCGCCGACTTCGAAGACTTCCTGGAGCCGCGCCCCGATCTGCCCGACGCGATGGAAAGCGAACTCGAAGCTGTCGTGCGGCTGCTCGTGCAGAACCGCTGGCCGTTCCGTCTGCATGCGACTTACGACGAGTCCATCGAACGCTTTCTCACTGTGTTCGAACGCGTCAATGAGGACACGCCGTTCAACGGTCTGCGCTGGTTCTTCGACCACTGCGAGACGATTTCACAGCGCAACATCGAGCGTATTGCTGCGCTAGGCGGCGGCATTGCCGTCCAGCATCGCATGGCGTATCAGGGCGAGTATTTCATTTCCCGCTATGGCGCAGAAGCCGCCGCGCACACGCCGCCCGTGCGGCAGATGCTGGCGGCAGGACTGCCCGTCGGCGCAGGCACGGACGCGACGCGCGTCGCGAGCTTCAATCCGTTCGTGTCGCTGTACTGGCTGGTGTCGGGACGCACGGTGGGCGGCACGCTGATGTATGCGGCACAGGACCGGCTCGATCGCATGGAAGCGCTGCGCCGCTATACGGTCGGCAGCGCGTGGTTCTCGAACGACGAGACGCGCAAGGGCGCTTTGATTCCGGGCCAACTTGCCGATTTCGCCGTGCTGTCCGACGACTACTTCACGACCGATGAAGACAACATCAAGCATCTGACTTCGGTGCTGACGGTCGTGAACGGCCGCGTGGTCTATGCCGTCGACGAGTTCGAAACCTTCGCTCCGCCCGCGTTGCCCGTCAGCCCGACGTGGTCGCCCGTCGCGGAATATGGCGGCTATGCGCGCTACCGTCCGGCCGCTGCACCGTTGCAGCAAGCGTGCAACGACGCGTGCGTGAACCTGTGCGGCGTGCACCGTCACGCGCATGGATGGGCATGGCGCAGCAACGTACCCGCCAGCGACGCGAACTCGTTCTGGGGCGCGCTCGGTTGCAGCTGCTTTGCGTTCTGA
- a CDS encoding DoxX family protein — translation MNRFSAPDAALLFLRVTASVLVLLVHGLPKALHFASQLDAIEDPLHLGKTLTLAFAIFAEVLCPLLMIAGIATRLAALPIMLVSAIALGLVHREWTLDQGQFAWMLLILFGTIAIGGAGRYRLVLRPQASGQREV, via the coding sequence ATGAACCGCTTTTCCGCACCCGACGCCGCGCTGCTGTTTCTGCGCGTCACCGCGAGCGTGCTCGTGCTGCTCGTGCATGGACTGCCGAAGGCGCTCCACTTCGCGAGCCAGCTCGACGCGATCGAGGACCCGTTGCATCTCGGCAAGACGCTGACGCTGGCGTTTGCGATTTTCGCGGAAGTGCTATGTCCGCTGCTGATGATCGCGGGCATCGCGACGCGGCTCGCCGCGCTGCCGATCATGCTCGTCAGCGCGATCGCGCTCGGCCTCGTGCATCGCGAGTGGACGCTGGATCAAGGGCAATTCGCGTGGATGCTGCTGATCCTGTTCGGCACCATTGCGATCGGCGGCGCGGGCCGTTACCGGCTTGTGCTGCGGCCGCAGGCGTCCGGGCAACGAGAGGTGTGA
- a CDS encoding DUF1427 family protein: MSYLISLGAGLVVGLLYYLVRVQSPAPPLIALAGLLGIVIGEHAIPFVQAQIRTPDAQTQSAPTVASNKPTPSCSKDQ, translated from the coding sequence ATGTCGTATCTGATTTCTTTGGGCGCGGGCCTCGTGGTCGGCCTGCTGTATTACCTCGTGCGCGTGCAGTCGCCCGCGCCGCCGCTGATCGCGCTCGCCGGATTGCTCGGCATCGTGATCGGCGAGCATGCGATTCCGTTCGTGCAGGCGCAGATACGCACGCCCGACGCGCAAACGCAAAGCGCGCCAACCGTCGCCAGCAACAAGCCGACGCCGTCATGCAGCAAGGACCAGTGA
- a CDS encoding YoaK family protein: MQQGPVSAGAEAQRAAQLDHVPGEDTWLATIAGYVDTLGFVALFGLFTAHVTGNFILIGSGLAGAGSGLLIKWLAFPAFIAGIVLARVLDNRLLLRGHGVRACALYGLQAVLLTGFMAAGVLAAPITDSDAPLTIACGLLGAAAMGVQNAHGRLTARSVVANTVMTGNVTQAVIDVFDLLFSPGDQKARHAARSRLMRTLPPVAGFAIGAGAGAGGYLLASFWALLLPLAALCVLAVLSRNTGAAPAQT, from the coding sequence ATGCAGCAAGGACCAGTGAGCGCGGGCGCGGAGGCGCAACGCGCGGCGCAGCTCGATCACGTTCCGGGCGAGGACACCTGGCTGGCAACCATTGCGGGCTATGTCGACACGCTCGGCTTCGTCGCGCTGTTCGGGCTGTTCACGGCGCACGTGACGGGCAATTTCATCCTGATCGGCTCGGGCCTGGCAGGGGCGGGCAGTGGGCTTTTGATCAAGTGGCTCGCGTTTCCCGCGTTCATCGCGGGCATCGTGCTCGCGCGCGTGCTCGACAACCGCTTGCTTCTGCGCGGACATGGCGTGCGCGCCTGCGCGCTGTACGGGCTGCAGGCGGTGCTGCTGACGGGCTTCATGGCAGCGGGCGTGCTGGCCGCGCCCATCACCGATTCCGACGCGCCGCTGACGATTGCCTGCGGTCTGCTGGGCGCGGCGGCGATGGGCGTGCAGAACGCGCATGGCCGCCTCACTGCACGCTCGGTCGTCGCGAACACGGTGATGACGGGCAACGTCACGCAGGCCGTGATCGACGTGTTCGATCTGCTGTTTTCACCGGGCGACCAGAAAGCGCGGCATGCGGCACGCAGCCGTCTGATGCGCACGCTGCCGCCCGTCGCGGGCTTTGCGATTGGCGCGGGTGCGGGAGCGGGCGGGTATCTGCTCGCGTCGTTCTGGGCGCTGCTGCTGCCGCTCGCCGCGTTGTGCGTGCTCGCGGTGCTGTCGAGAAACACGGGCGCGGCGCCGGCGCAAACCTGA
- a CDS encoding glyoxalase, whose product MSTVKMYRLLRATVVAIAALGVTLAGSPAFAEADHQSAGKSAPVVSVGPQYDTTHVYVSNQDIDAFVDSFVATFGGKASPRAVFTVTPTPSKTASQYVQTPVGMLSVFAFQTPVPYPFGSERTGYLVTDMDKAVRAARAAGADVIVDTFDDPIGKDAVIQWPGGLYMQLYWHTKAPSYGPLETVPDNRVYVSAQAADNFIKRFVRFSHGKVVSDNRRADGGEIGRSGDTIRRVRIASGFGNMLVFVTDGKLPYPYGRETTGYRVADLDATLTKAQGVGVKVLVPAGSTVEGRSAVVEFPGGYVAEIHEAKK is encoded by the coding sequence ATGAGTACCGTCAAGATGTATCGATTGTTGCGCGCTACTGTCGTCGCGATTGCGGCGCTCGGCGTGACGCTGGCCGGTTCGCCCGCTTTCGCGGAAGCCGACCATCAGAGCGCGGGCAAGAGCGCGCCCGTCGTGTCCGTCGGGCCGCAGTACGACACGACGCACGTCTATGTGTCGAACCAGGACATCGACGCATTCGTCGACAGCTTCGTGGCGACGTTCGGCGGCAAGGCGTCGCCGCGCGCCGTGTTCACGGTCACGCCGACGCCGAGCAAGACGGCCTCGCAATACGTGCAGACGCCTGTCGGCATGTTGTCGGTGTTCGCGTTCCAGACGCCGGTTCCGTACCCGTTCGGCAGCGAGCGTACCGGCTATCTCGTCACCGATATGGACAAGGCCGTGCGCGCCGCGCGCGCAGCGGGCGCGGATGTGATCGTCGATACGTTCGACGATCCGATCGGCAAGGACGCCGTCATTCAGTGGCCGGGCGGCCTTTACATGCAGCTCTACTGGCACACCAAGGCGCCGTCGTATGGTCCGCTCGAAACCGTGCCGGACAATCGCGTCTACGTGTCCGCGCAGGCAGCCGACAACTTCATCAAGCGTTTCGTGCGCTTCTCGCACGGCAAGGTCGTCTCCGATAACCGCCGTGCGGATGGCGGCGAGATCGGCCGGTCCGGCGACACGATCCGGCGCGTGCGGATCGCGTCGGGCTTCGGCAACATGCTGGTGTTCGTGACGGACGGCAAGCTGCCGTATCCGTATGGCCGCGAGACGACGGGCTATCGGGTCGCCGATCTCGACGCGACGCTCACCAAGGCGCAAGGCGTCGGCGTGAAGGTGCTGGTGCCCGCGGGCAGCACGGTCGAAGGGCGCAGCGCGGTGGTCGAATTTCCCGGCGGCTATGTCGCTGAGATTCACGAAGCGAAGAAGTGA
- a CDS encoding alginate export family protein has product MRRAIRRGRRVAACAALAVCGLADGTSALAADATSDASPADTSQCSAKRPSSLSFNRWQEDWSVLALPCVPRKPFDALKYIPLGGDPSTYLSLGATLRERFELNNTPLFGLGSARPDSYVIQRAQVHADAHIGEHVQAFFQLEDARPFGKDSVTPVDKNPLDIEQAFVAFVYGVGGGTFKARVGRQEMAFDLQRFVSVRDGPNVRQAFDAIWADYEIDKWRFIGYMTQPVQYRDVTVFDDVSNRHLTFSGVRVERANTGPGDLSAYWSRYNRDNAHFLDATGTEHRDVFDVRYAGKVAPFDWDAETMIQTGHVGNDTIGAWAFGVLSGYTFASVAGSPRLGLQVDGASGDRHPGDGRVGTFNPLFPNGYYFTLAGYTGYSNLIHVKPSITFKVTPKITLLTALGFQWRATTADAIYGQGSAVVPGTAGKGTRWTGMYAQVRADWLVSSNVALALEAVHFEVGDSIRALGARNADYVGVEAKFGW; this is encoded by the coding sequence ATGAGACGCGCGATCAGACGCGGTAGAAGGGTCGCCGCCTGTGCGGCGCTCGCCGTATGCGGACTCGCGGATGGCACGAGCGCGCTCGCCGCCGACGCCACGTCGGATGCGAGCCCAGCCGACACATCGCAATGCAGCGCGAAGCGGCCGTCGTCGCTGTCGTTCAACCGCTGGCAGGAAGACTGGTCGGTGCTGGCGTTGCCGTGCGTGCCGCGCAAACCGTTCGACGCGCTCAAGTACATTCCGCTGGGCGGCGATCCTTCAACCTATCTATCGCTCGGCGCGACCCTGCGTGAGCGCTTCGAGCTGAACAACACGCCGCTGTTCGGTCTCGGCAGCGCGCGGCCCGACAGTTACGTGATCCAGCGCGCGCAGGTGCATGCCGACGCGCACATCGGCGAGCATGTGCAGGCGTTCTTTCAGCTCGAAGACGCGCGTCCCTTCGGCAAGGATTCCGTCACACCCGTCGACAAGAATCCGCTCGATATCGAGCAGGCGTTCGTGGCGTTCGTCTATGGCGTGGGCGGCGGCACGTTCAAGGCGCGCGTCGGCCGCCAGGAGATGGCGTTCGACTTGCAGCGTTTCGTGTCGGTGCGCGACGGCCCGAACGTGCGCCAGGCGTTCGACGCGATATGGGCCGATTATGAAATCGACAAGTGGCGCTTCATCGGTTACATGACGCAGCCGGTGCAGTACCGCGACGTCACGGTGTTCGACGACGTGTCGAACCGTCATCTGACGTTCAGTGGCGTACGCGTCGAGCGCGCGAACACCGGGCCGGGCGATCTGTCCGCGTACTGGTCGCGCTACAACCGCGACAACGCGCACTTTCTCGATGCGACGGGCACGGAGCATCGCGATGTGTTCGACGTGCGCTACGCGGGCAAGGTCGCGCCGTTCGACTGGGATGCTGAAACGATGATCCAGACGGGTCACGTCGGCAACGACACGATCGGCGCGTGGGCGTTCGGCGTGCTGAGCGGTTATACGTTTGCATCGGTGGCGGGCTCGCCGCGCCTGGGCCTGCAGGTGGACGGCGCATCGGGCGACCGGCATCCGGGCGATGGACGCGTCGGCACCTTCAACCCGCTGTTTCCCAACGGCTACTACTTCACGCTGGCGGGCTACACGGGCTACAGCAACCTGATCCACGTGAAGCCGTCGATCACCTTCAAGGTGACGCCGAAGATCACGCTGTTGACGGCACTCGGCTTCCAGTGGCGCGCGACGACAGCCGACGCCATCTACGGTCAGGGCTCCGCCGTGGTGCCGGGCACGGCAGGCAAGGGCACGCGCTGGACGGGCATGTACGCGCAGGTTCGCGCCGACTGGCTCGTCAGCTCGAACGTCGCGCTCGCGCTCGAAGCGGTGCACTTCGAAGTCGGCGATTCGATACGCGCGTTAGGCGCGCGCAATGCGGACTATGTGGGCGTCGAGGCGAAGTTCGGCTGGTGA
- a CDS encoding dicarboxylate/amino acid:cation symporter — MKRKPFYKVLYVQVLFAIAAGVLLGHFAPHEAVALKPLGDMFIKLVRMIIGPVIFCTVVTGIAGMQDMKKVGRVGGKALLYFEVASTLALAIGLVAAHVLKPGSGFNVDPATLNASAVSGYAAQAAHGDGIVAFIMHAIPDTFAGAMTQGDILPVLVIAMLFGSALAVLGDKAAPVTNLVETLSKAFFRIVHMITSLAPIGAFGAMAFTIGRYGIVSLLPMLKLIGSFYLTAALFVAIVLGLIARMCGFSLWRFLVYIRDELLIVLGTSTSEAALPQLMEKLERLGCPRGVVGLVVPTGYSFNLDGTNIYMTLAVLFLAQATNTHLTVTQEITLLLVTMLTSKGSTGVTGAGFITLAASLSVVPTVPVAAMVLILGIDRFMSECRALTNIVGNGVASIVVSAWEGGLDRDALAVALGRRANDFPAPHFETPTPTQTTDIEKA; from the coding sequence ATGAAGCGCAAACCGTTCTACAAGGTTCTCTATGTACAAGTGCTGTTCGCCATCGCGGCGGGCGTGCTGCTCGGACACTTCGCGCCGCATGAAGCCGTCGCGTTGAAACCGCTCGGCGACATGTTCATCAAACTGGTGCGGATGATCATCGGGCCGGTGATCTTCTGCACGGTCGTGACGGGTATCGCCGGCATGCAGGACATGAAGAAGGTCGGACGCGTCGGCGGCAAGGCGCTGCTGTATTTCGAGGTCGCGTCGACGCTCGCGCTCGCGATCGGTCTCGTCGCCGCGCACGTGCTCAAGCCGGGCAGCGGCTTCAACGTGGATCCCGCGACCCTCAATGCGAGCGCCGTATCGGGCTACGCAGCGCAGGCCGCGCATGGCGACGGCATCGTCGCGTTCATCATGCACGCGATCCCCGACACCTTCGCCGGCGCGATGACGCAAGGCGATATCCTGCCCGTGCTCGTCATTGCCATGCTGTTCGGCTCGGCGCTGGCCGTGCTGGGCGACAAGGCCGCGCCCGTGACGAACCTCGTCGAAACGCTGTCGAAAGCGTTCTTCCGCATCGTGCATATGATCACCAGCCTCGCGCCCATCGGCGCGTTCGGCGCGATGGCGTTCACGATCGGCCGTTACGGCATCGTCTCCCTGCTGCCGATGCTCAAGCTGATCGGCTCGTTCTATCTGACGGCAGCGCTGTTCGTCGCGATCGTGCTGGGCCTGATCGCCCGGATGTGCGGCTTCAGCCTGTGGCGCTTCCTCGTGTATATCCGCGACGAACTGCTGATCGTGCTCGGCACGTCGACATCCGAGGCGGCGTTGCCGCAGCTGATGGAAAAGCTCGAACGGCTCGGCTGCCCGCGCGGCGTGGTCGGCCTCGTCGTGCCGACGGGTTACTCGTTCAATCTCGACGGCACCAACATCTATATGACGCTCGCCGTGCTGTTTCTCGCGCAGGCGACCAACACGCATCTGACCGTCACGCAGGAAATCACGCTGCTGCTGGTCACGATGCTGACATCGAAAGGATCGACAGGCGTGACGGGCGCGGGCTTCATCACGCTGGCCGCGAGCCTTTCCGTGGTGCCGACCGTGCCCGTCGCGGCGATGGTGTTGATCCTCGGCATCGACCGCTTCATGTCCGAGTGCCGCGCGCTGACGAATATCGTTGGGAACGGCGTCGCGTCGATCGTCGTGTCGGCGTGGGAAGGCGGGCTGGATCGCGATGCGCTCGCCGTTGCGCTAGGGCGCCGCGCAAACGATTTCCCGGCCCCACACTTCGAGACACCCACTCCAACGCAGACCACCGATATCGAAAAAGCATAA
- the leuD gene encoding 3-isopropylmalate dehydratase small subunit: MNRLTIIEGTAAPLPIDNLDTDQIMPKQFLRIVDKAGLADGLLYDLRFDAQGTPRAGCVLNQPAYDGARILIGGANFGCGSSREHAVWGLQQYGFQAVIAPSFAEIFYSNAMNNRLLLVQLERDAIDALVQASTQTPASTLRIDLERQTVTAAQGQTYTYPLGARHKRMVIEGMDTIDLTLASLGDIEAFEREHFARRPWAQVL; encoded by the coding sequence ATGAACCGCTTGACGATCATCGAAGGCACGGCGGCGCCGTTACCCATCGACAACCTCGACACCGACCAGATCATGCCGAAGCAGTTTCTGCGCATCGTCGACAAGGCCGGTCTCGCCGATGGCTTGCTGTACGACCTGCGCTTCGACGCGCAAGGCACGCCGCGCGCCGGCTGCGTGCTCAACCAGCCCGCCTATGACGGCGCGCGCATTCTGATCGGCGGAGCCAACTTCGGCTGCGGATCGAGCCGCGAGCACGCCGTGTGGGGCTTGCAGCAATACGGCTTTCAGGCCGTAATCGCGCCGAGCTTCGCGGAGATTTTCTATTCCAACGCGATGAACAACCGGCTGCTGCTCGTGCAACTCGAACGCGACGCAATCGATGCGCTCGTGCAGGCTTCGACCCAGACGCCTGCATCGACGCTGCGCATCGATCTCGAACGGCAGACCGTCACCGCAGCGCAAGGACAGACCTACACGTACCCGCTCGGCGCGCGCCACAAGCGCATGGTGATCGAAGGCATGGACACGATCGACCTCACGCTCGCGTCGCTGGGCGATATCGAAGCGTTCGAGCGCGAGCATTTCGCACGCCGCCCATGGGCCCAGGTGCTATGA
- the leuC gene encoding 3-isopropylmalate dehydratase large subunit yields the protein MSKRTLYQKLVESHLVSRIDEQNVLLYVDLHLMNEYTSPQAFSALEARGRAVRRPRQQLAVVSHIIPTHAETPRVIRDAASLMLAQNLGRNCERAGIRLLAANDPMQGIEHIVAPEMGLVRPGMVVLCGDSHTTTYGALGALGFGIGTSEVEHVLATQTLVYRLAQTMRIVIDGALPYGTSSKDVVIWLLSRIGAQGARGYAVEFAGSTIASLSAEARMTLCNMTVEAGARAALIAPDATTFDYVRAHVKTLDEAAWQAALDDWRTLRSDDDARFDAEHRFDARDIAPFVTWGTSPDQAIAIDARIPGEAEQPSREAAASLRRALDYMGLEAQQPLAGTRIDRVFIGSCTNGRIEDLRSVAQIVRGKHVAQGVRAMIVPGSGSVRRAAEQEGIAQTLIDAGFEWREPGCSMCLAMNDDMLDEGERCASTTNRNFEGRQGRGGRTHLMSPAMAAAAALTGCITDVRTLEAHA from the coding sequence ATGTCGAAACGAACCCTCTACCAGAAGCTCGTCGAGTCGCATCTCGTGTCGCGCATCGACGAACAGAACGTGCTGCTGTACGTCGATCTGCATCTGATGAACGAGTACACCAGCCCGCAGGCCTTCAGCGCCCTCGAAGCGCGTGGCCGCGCCGTGCGCAGGCCACGGCAGCAACTCGCCGTCGTCAGTCACATCATTCCCACTCACGCTGAAACGCCGCGCGTGATCCGCGACGCCGCCTCGCTCATGCTGGCGCAGAATCTCGGCCGCAACTGCGAGCGCGCCGGCATCCGCCTGCTCGCCGCGAATGATCCGATGCAAGGCATCGAGCACATCGTCGCGCCTGAAATGGGACTCGTGCGGCCCGGCATGGTCGTGCTGTGCGGCGACAGTCACACGACCACATACGGCGCCCTGGGCGCGCTCGGCTTCGGTATCGGCACGTCCGAGGTCGAGCATGTGCTCGCGACGCAAACCCTCGTTTATCGGCTCGCGCAGACGATGCGCATCGTGATCGACGGCGCGCTGCCTTACGGCACGTCATCGAAAGACGTCGTGATCTGGCTGCTCAGCCGGATCGGCGCACAAGGCGCGCGGGGCTACGCCGTCGAGTTCGCGGGATCGACCATCGCGTCGCTGTCGGCGGAAGCGCGCATGACCTTGTGCAACATGACCGTCGAAGCAGGCGCGCGCGCCGCGCTGATCGCGCCCGACGCGACCACCTTCGACTACGTGCGCGCGCACGTCAAAACGCTCGACGAAGCCGCATGGCAAGCCGCCCTCGACGACTGGCGCACCCTTCGCTCCGACGACGACGCGCGCTTCGACGCCGAACATCGTTTCGACGCGCGCGACATCGCACCCTTCGTCACGTGGGGCACGAGCCCGGACCAGGCCATCGCAATCGATGCGCGCATCCCCGGTGAAGCCGAACAGCCTTCGCGGGAAGCCGCCGCATCGCTGCGCCGCGCGCTCGATTACATGGGACTCGAAGCGCAACAGCCGCTGGCCGGCACGCGGATCGATCGCGTCTTTATCGGTTCGTGCACGAATGGGCGTATCGAAGATCTGCGCAGCGTCGCGCAGATCGTGCGCGGCAAGCACGTCGCGCAAGGCGTGCGCGCGATGATCGTGCCCGGCTCGGGCAGCGTGCGCCGCGCGGCGGAACAGGAAGGCATTGCGCAGACGCTGATCGACGCCGGCTTCGAATGGCGCGAGCCGGGCTGCTCGATGTGCCTGGCGATGAACGACGACATGCTCGACGAAGGCGAGCGCTGCGCCTCGACCACCAACCGCAATTTCGAAGGACGCCAGGGACGCGGCGGCCGCACGCATCTGATGAGTCCCGCGATGGCAGCCGCAGCCGCATTGACCGGCTGCATCACCGATGTCCGCACCCTGGAGGCACACGCGTAA
- a CDS encoding alpha/beta fold hydrolase: MFEGFTDASAHIDGITIHAIKGGHGPALLLLHGHPQTHAIWHKVAPALARHFTVIAADLRGYGDSGKPQGTTDHANYAKRRMALDQVELMRAHGFASFAVIGHDRGGRVAARMALDHPDAIERLVTLDVAPTLAMYEQTSFDFARAYWHWFMLVRPAPFPETLIRADPDLYLKQTIGARSAGLAPFTAEAYAEYLRCLSDPATAHGICEDYRASVTIDLEHDRATLAAREQITCDFLALWGAHGVIEQCFEPLEEWRPYAPNVQGEALPCGHYIPEEAPQLLLDRVLPFLGA; encoded by the coding sequence ATGTTCGAAGGATTCACCGATGCGTCGGCCCACATCGACGGCATCACGATTCATGCAATCAAGGGCGGACACGGTCCCGCGCTGCTGCTGTTGCACGGCCATCCGCAGACACATGCGATCTGGCACAAGGTCGCGCCCGCGCTGGCCAGGCACTTCACCGTGATCGCCGCCGACCTGCGCGGCTACGGCGACAGCGGCAAGCCGCAAGGCACGACGGATCACGCGAACTACGCGAAGCGCCGCATGGCGCTCGATCAGGTCGAACTGATGCGCGCGCACGGCTTCGCGTCGTTTGCCGTGATCGGCCATGACCGCGGCGGGCGCGTGGCCGCGCGCATGGCGCTCGATCACCCCGATGCCATCGAACGCCTCGTCACGCTCGACGTCGCGCCGACGCTCGCCATGTACGAGCAAACCTCATTCGATTTCGCCCGCGCTTACTGGCACTGGTTCATGCTGGTACGGCCCGCGCCATTTCCGGAGACGTTGATCCGCGCGGACCCCGACCTCTATCTGAAGCAGACCATCGGTGCGCGCAGCGCGGGCCTCGCGCCGTTCACCGCCGAAGCCTACGCCGAATATCTGCGCTGTCTGTCCGATCCCGCCACCGCGCATGGCATCTGCGAGGACTACCGCGCAAGCGTCACGATCGATCTCGAACACGATCGCGCGACGCTCGCCGCCCGCGAGCAGATCACCTGCGATTTCCTCGCGTTATGGGGTGCGCACGGCGTGATCGAGCAATGCTTCGAACCGCTCGAAGAGTGGCGGCCATACGCGCCGAACGTGCAAGGCGAAGCCCTGCCCTGCGGCCACTACATCCCCGAAGAAGCGCCGCAGCTTTTGCTCGACCGCGTGCTGCCCTTTCTCGGCGCGTGA